CCCGGTGGATGAGTTGGAGCTCACCGTGCGCTCGGCGAACTGCCTTAAGGCCGAGAACATCTATTACATCGGTGACCTGATTCAGCGTACCGAGAACGAGCTGCTCAAGACCCCCAACCTGGGTCGCAAGTCGCTCAACGAAATCAAGGAAGTGCTCGCCTCGCGCGGCTTGACCTTGGGCATGAAGCTTGAGAATTGGCCGCCTGCTGGCCTGGACAAGCACTGAGACCGCAGCGTCTGGCCATGGAGGCCAGACCCGGACGAACTCCCAGTACCTGATACGGCTGGGAGCAAAACACTGAAAGGATGAACAAATGCGTCACGGACACGGACTTCGCAAACTCAATCGCACCAGCGAGCACCGTCTCGCCATGCTGCGCAACATGATGAACTCGTTGCTCACACACGAAGCCATCAAGACCACGGTGCCCAAGGCCAAAGAGCTGCGCCGCGTCGTCGAACCCATGATCACCCTGGCCAAAGAGCCCACGCTGGCCAACCGCCGCCTGGCTTTTGACCGTCTGCGCGACCGCGATGTGGTCGTCAAGCTGTTCAACGAACTCGGACCGCGTTTCAAGGCCCGTCCGGGTGGTTACACCCGCATTCTGAAAATGGGTTTCCGCGTGGGCGACAATGCGCCCATGGCCCTGGTTGAACTGGTGGACCGTGCTGAAGACGCCGCTCCGGCGGTTGATGCAGATAAAGCGTGATAGAATACAAGGCTTGACGCGGAGTGGAGCAGCCTGGTAGCTCGTTGGGCTCATAACCCAAAGGTCGCAAGTTCAAATCTTGCCTCCGCAACCAACTAAATCAAGCAATTGCTTGTCATTGAAGCCCTCGGAAACGAGGGCTTTTTTGTTTTTGATGCGAGGCGCTCTCAAGTCGCGGGCTCCGCAGATCCGTCGCCGCATGGCAGCGCAGCGTGTAATGACGCGCGTGCTCCGGCAAGATCACTCGGCGCGCTGGCTACCGGTGGTCGTTTGGATCGTAGATCACCGTGCCTGTGCCCACGCCCACCCCAACACGTGCCTTGCTGTTGCCAATGTTGGTGCTGGTGCCCACGCCGGCGCCCGCACTCACCTGCCCGCGCTGATTGACACCCACGCCCACGCCGACAGGGCCTACGCCGGTACTGACCCCTGCATTCACCCCGCCCGAACCGACGCCCACTCCTATGGAGAAAGGCCCGATGGGGATGCCGACGCCCACGCCCACCGATGAGCAGCCGGAAACGGTCATCAAAGCCACCATTGCGAGCAGCGCAGTGGCCACGCTGCTGCGCGCTCGGGACGCGGTGGGGACGGGTGAGGCGTTCATGGCGGGATCCTTGGGCTAGGCACAGATTGCATTCTGATGCCCGAGGCCGTGAAAGGTGCCCGGCTTTCACTCTGTTTCACGTGCGCTGACCCGGCTTATGGCCGCCCAAGGCTTTCGATGGCGTCCGCCAACCAGTCCGGATGCAGCGCCGCCGACGGCGCAGACGTCACCGCCCAGCCGCTGGCGTCCGCAGATGTTTCCACTTGTGCCAGGCCACCTTGCCAAAGTAACCAGGCGAGCCAGGCGCAATCGGACGAGGCAGGTGCTTCGCCCGCACCTCCACTCAAAAGTCCGTTCAACGGGGTTCGGTCGGCGAATCGCACGCGGTCACCCTGCAGCTCACCACCTGCGGCCTGCGACAGCACCGCCAAAGCACCCGCCCCATCGCGGTGCGGTCCGAATTCGCGAAGCCAATGCCGCAGGTGCCCCACGATGGCCGCGCCGCGCACGGCTTCGGCTTGCAAGAGATCGGCGTGTTCCCAGCGGTGCCAATCGACTTTGGGCTCTGCGATGCCGGTGAGTTGAGCGGTCTGCGCAAAGCGAAAAAGCGCCTGGTCCACACCGTCGCTGTGGACGGCCTGGCCGATCACCATCAGGCCGGCCAGCCGATGGCCCAGCAACTGGCTTTGCTGGGCCAGTAGCTTGTCGCGCATGAGTTCGTCGCGCTCGCCCCGCAGTTCGGCCAACTCGAGCGCGTTCTTCAGGTCGGCGCGCAAGCTTTCCAGCTCCCACGGCTTGTTGATGTAGCGGTAGATCTCGCCGGTGTTGATCGCCTCGATCGCGTCTCCCAGTTCGGAATAGGCGGTCGTCAGCATGCGAACGATGCTGGGGTAGTACTGGCGCGCATGGCGCAGCAATTCGTTGCCGTAGGCGCCGGGCATACGTTGGTCGCACACCAGCACCGCGATGTCGGCGCCATGCTCGGCCAACACGGCCCGCCCCTCCTCGACCGAACCGGCGGTCAACACCGGTGCGATCGGACTGACCAGGCGTTCGAAGTACTTCAGCGCCATGGCCTCGTCATCGACATACAGAATTTTCACGGGCTTCACGGCGGCACTCCTGAAAGAATCTTCTTGGTTACTGAGCAAAAGGGAAATAGAGCGAAACGGTGGCACCCTGGCCCACATCCGAGCGGACGAGAATCGTGCCCCCCAGTGAGGTCATCACGCGGCGGCAAAAGATCAGCCCCATGCCGCTGCCACTTGCATGGGCGCGGGTCGTGGTGGGCTCCACGGTGAGGCGCTTGAGCACCTCCGGCGCAATGCCTGGGCCGTTGTCACTGACATGGATGACCGCCTGCTCTGGCAGGCCGGGTGCCGGCGCTTCCCGCCCGAGGCGAATCTGCACCTGCGGCTGCGCCGGTGGCTGGGCACGCAGCGCCAGCAAAGCGTTTTTCACGAGCGTGCAAAGCACGAGATAGAGCAGGTCCCGCCGCCCGGGCAGGACGAAGTCGTCGCTCAGGTCACTGGTCAGCCACCGGGCTTCGTCGTTGTCGAATGGGAACTCGTCGCGCACGGCCTGCACCAGGTCGCTGGCGCGCAGGTTCGGCGCAGCATCGGGCTGGTAGGCATCGCGTGCCGTCTGCACGAAGGTCGACACCAGCGACTGCGCGTACTCCGCGCGGCGCTGGGCCGCTTCGATCATGAGCAAGACGTCACCGGGTTTCTGTTCCTGAATGCGCGCTTCGCCGCTGCCGTCGTGGGGCGTGTCCCGGTGCCGTTCGCGCATGGCCGTCAGATAGCCTTGCACGGTGGCCAGCGGCGTGGTGACCTCATGGGCCAGAAAGCCCAGGGTTTCACGCAGGGTTGCGGAGCGCCGCTCGACCAAGGCGCGTTCGCGCGCACGCACCAGGCTCGCGTTGAGCGCCTCGCGCAGGGCCTGGCGCGTCAAGGCTTCGTCCAGCGGCTTCTCCAGAATCTGTTCGACATGCCCCTGGTTGACGGCCGACATGGCCACGTCCTTGTCGGCATAGGCCGATACCAGCAGGCGCGCAACATGGGGGTAGCGTTGCCGGACCTCGCTCAGGAGCGAGACGCCATCGCGCTGGGGCATGGCGTAGTCGGTCAGCAGGACGGCCACTTCCTCGCCGCGCTGCGCCAGCAGTGCCAGTGCATCGTTGGCGCCGTGGGCAGTGAAAACGACGAACTCGTCGCCATACAGGCGGGAGAACCACTTGCAGGCCTGCGGTTCGTCGTCCACCACGAGGATGGCATGTGCGCCGAGCGAACCACGCGAGACGGCGTTGTCATCGGGTTTCATTCAGGGCCTCGGCAAGTCAAAAGAGAACTCTGTCCATTGGCCCGCTTCGCTTTCCACCGACAGCGTGCCGCCATGGCGTTGCACGATGCCGTAGCTCACGCTCAGACCCAGTCCCAGGCCGGCGCCCACGTCGCGGGTGGTGAAGAAGGGCTCGAACACGCGTTCCATGTTCTCCGGTGCGATGCCCATTCCGTTGTCGCGCACGGATATGCGCAGGCGCTTGTTGTCTTGGGGTGTCACGCGAATGTCGATGTGTGGTGTCTCGCGTTTGGCAATCTGGATGGCGTGGGCGGCGTTGCTGAACAGGTTGATCAGCACGCCGATGATGGCGGGCTCATCGCCCATCACGTGGGAGTCCTGCGGCAGGTCGATGTTGATTTCGACGCCCTTGAGTTCATGGCCGGCCAGGCGCAGGCCGGATCGCACGGCGTTCTCCAGCAGGAACAGGCGCTGGCCGTCCTGGCCGGGTTTCTGGTAAGCGAAGGTCTTGAGGTCGGAGACGATGTTCTGGATGCGCTGCATGCCCTCGCGCGCGTCGATCAGGCTCTCCTTGAGCATGGTGTCCGACTCGGTCGCCGGCGAGGTCAGCCCCATGTTGATGGCCATCAGGCTGTAGTTCACGGGGTTGTTGAGCTCGTGCAGCAGGCCGGCGGAGAGCGTGCCGATCGCCGCCATTTTTTCGCGCTGGATCAACTGGCCCTTGACTTCGGCCAGGGTGTCGTTGATCTGCTTGAGCGATTCGTTCTTCTCGGACACCTGCCTTTGCAGTGCGAACATGTTGTAGCGCCCGCGCTCGTTGAAGTAGGTGCAGAAGGAGCTGATGGTGGCGGAGAACAGGATGAAGAGGGAAATGCCGGCGAACTGGCTGAAATCCTTCAGGCCTTCGGGATGGAAATAGCAGGCGATGGCGTAACACGCATAGGTGAACAGGCCGAAGGTCAGGCTTTCGAAGAAGGCGATCGGCAGGATGATGCCGGTGGCGTACAGCGCCAGATGCAGGCCGACGAAGTAGATGGAGTCCACGCCGTTGGTGACCCAGATCATCCAGGCAATCATGATCTGGGGCAGCGCCAGCCACAGCAGCGTCAGGGGGCGCACCCAGCGCAGTCCATTGGGAGAGTGCAGCACCCGCAAGATGGCCAGTGTCAGGCCGGCCACCAGGAAGCGCGCGGGCGCCAAGGTGCTGAAGGCCTCGCGGTACAACGTGTAGTCCAGGCCCAGCCCCATGAGCACCAGGACCATCGAGACGATCGAGCCTGCCTTGCTGTAGGCAAGACGGAACTCGCTGAGCTGCTGGTGGTAAGGCGACAGGCCGGCCGGCGTCATGCTGGGGGCGCCTCAGGCGGCTGCGGGCAGACGGAACTCGGCGAACACATTGACGCCGGTTTCGTCGGTGAAGATGCGCGTGTCTTCGCGGGGCGTGGGGAGAACGTCCTCCAGACCCTTTTCGTCGCGGTAGATCAGGTGCCACTCCAGGAGGTGTTCCATGACGTTCTTCTGTGGGTTGATCGAGTGCACGTTGGTGACCATGACGGAACCGCCGGGCCGGGTGCGCACGACGAAGTAGTCGAGCAGCCGCGAGCACACCTTATCGGTGAGGTAGTCGAAGAGCCCGGCGCAATAGACGAAATCGAAAACTTCCTTGTCCAGACTGTCGTCGCGTTTGGAGGCGCGCTTGAGCAGTTGGTGCACGGATTCGTGCACGTAGCGCACTTCCACGGGCCGACCTCCGGTCTGGGCAGCGCGCTGGATGCACGAGCGGGTGTACTCGAGCGTGACATCGCTGAAGTCCAGCAGGGTGAACTCCAGGCTGGAGGCGTTGGGGTCGGTGGCGATGAAGCGTTGAATTTCGATGGCCGGTCCGCACGCAACGTTCAGGATGCGCACCTTGCGTCCCTCTTTCTGGGCCAGCGCAGCCGCACGGCCCAGGTAGTCGACCAGGATGTTGATGCGGTTGCGGTGGGCCTCTGCCACCGCAGCCTTCAGGAAGAAGGCATTGATGATTTGGAAGTACGTGCTGTTGCCCTGGCGCGGATCGGCCAGGATCTGGTTCACCATTTCGTAGTCACCGGCATAGCCCAGGGGTTTGGCGAAGGTGCGGTATACGAAGGGCGCGCGCAGCAACAGGGGGTGCAAGGCGGTCTGCGCGAAATTGCGGTGGGCGACCGAGTCTTCTTCCGGCACCGCAGCGCCTTCGGCTTCCAGCGAAACGAAGAACTCCGCGCCCTTCATCATGATGGGTTCGGCCAACTCGTCGAACACGTCGGCGCGGATGCGGCCGTCGGCTTCGCGGGGTAACGCGGTCGACATATCGGCCTGGTCGGTCCAGCGCGCGGTCTCGGCCAGGAAGGCGCGGAATTCGCTGATGATGACCTGGTAGCTGCGCTTGATCTTGAAACGCTCCTGCCAGTCGGCCACGAAGCGTTCGGCCTCGCCGCGCACCTGACCGATATCACCCCGGATGGCGTTGAGGTCGAGCCATTCGTCGATCAAGGCCATGGACACGACGGCCATGAGCCCGGTATTGAGCAGGCTGACCACCACGGCCTTGCCCTTGTAGATGATCTGATCGCCCGAGCGGATGGTCAGCTCGTTGAGTACCTCGCTGACCTGGACGATGGAATAGGGGTTGTAGATCTCCATCACCAGGGAGCGGCGCTGCAGGCTCGTCAGAGTGCCGCGCGCGCTCTCCCCCTGGCTGTTGCGGAAGGTGACGACGTGATCGAAAGGGCGCTGTAGGTACACGTTGAGGCCAGTTGACGGATAGGTGGGGCAGTTGCATCGCACCGCCCCTCGATGGGCTCCCAAGCCTCCGAGTGTAGTCAACCGCCAGTGCACTTCCAGCGGGGAGTCCCTGCAATCAAATCAGCAGCGCGTTCACCCGCTTGACGTAGGCCGCCGGGTCGTCGGGCAGGCCGCCTTCGGCCAACAGGGCCTGATCGAACAGGATGTGCGCCAGGTCGTCGAAATGCGCGGCGTTCTCCAGCTTTTTCACCAGCGCGTGCTCGGCGTTGACTTCCAGGATCGGGCGCACCTCTGGCGCGGGTTGGCCGGCCTGCTTGAGCATGCGGGCGAGCTGCGTCGAATAGTCGCCGTCTTCCACCACCAGGCAGGCGGGAGAGTCCACCAGGCGCGAGGTGACGCGCACGTCCTTGGCCTTGTCCTTCAGGCTTTCCTTGAGCCGCTCCAGCACGGGCTTGAAGGTTTCGGCCGCGGCCTCGGCGGCCTTCTTTTCTTCTTCGTCTTGCAGCGAGCCCAGGTCCACTGCGCCTTTGGCCACGCTTTGCATGGGCGTGCCATCGAACTCGTTGAGGAAGGACAGCGCCCACTCGTCCACGCGGTCGGTCATCAGCAGCACTTCGATGCCCTTCTTGCGGAACACCTCGAGTTGCGGGCTGTTCTGCGCGGCGGCGCGGTTGTCGGCGGTGATGTAGTAGATCGCGGCCTGGCCTTCCTTCATGCGGGTCTTGTAGTCGGCCAGCGCGGTGAGCTCGGTGCCGTGGGTACTGGCAAAACGCAGCAGCTTGGCGATCTTGTCGCGGTTGGCGAAATCTTCGCCCAGGCCTTCCTTGAGCACGGCGCCGAACTCGGCGTAGAACCGCGTGTACTTGCCCACGTCCTTCTCGGCTGCGGCCTTGTCTTCGGCCGACACCACGTCGGTCACACCGTCGGCGCCTTCCGAAGCCTCGGGGGCCTTGTCCTTCCTGGCCAGGTCTTCCAGCATGGACAGCACTCGGCGCGTGTTGCCTTCGCGGATAGCTTTCACGTCGCGACTTTCCTGCAGCAACTCGCGGCTCACGTTGAGCGGCAGGTCGGACGAGTCGACCACGCCCTTGACCCAGCGCAGGTACGACGGCATGAGCGCTTCGGCCTCGTCCATGATGAAGACGCGCTTGACGTACAGCTTGATGCCGGCCTTGCGGTCGCGGTTCCAGAGGTCCATCGGCGCCTTGGCCGGGATGTAGAGCAACTGGGTATATTCGCTGCTGCCTTCGACGCGGTTGTGGCTCCAGGCCAGCGGCGCTTCGGTGTCGTAGCTCAGGTTCTTGTAGAACTCGGTGTACTGCTCGTCGCTCACGTCCTTCTTGCTGCGCGCCCACAAGGCGTTGGCCGAGTTCACCGCTTCCCATTCGTCCTGGCGGATGTACGCGCTTTTCTCGGCATCCCATTCTTCCTTCTGCATCAGGATGGGCAGGCTGATGTGGTCGGAATACTTGCCGATGATGGACTTGAGTTTCCAGCGGTCGAGGTAGTCGCCCGCGTCGTCGCGCAGGTGCAGGATGACGCTGGTGCCGCGCGCGGCGCGATCGATGGTTTCGACCTCGAAGTCGCCCGTGCCGCCGCTGATCCAGCGCACGCCTTCGTTGGCCGGCAGACCCGCACGGCGCGATTCGACGGTGATCTTGTCGGCCACGATGAAACCCGAGTAGAAGCCCACACCGAACTGGCCGATGAGCTGCGCGTCCTGTTTCTGGTCGCCGCTCAAGCGGCTCATGAAGTCCTTGGTGCCGCTCTTGGCGATGGTGCCCAGGTGGTCGATCGCCTCCTGCGCGCTCATGCCGATGCCGTTGTCGGTGATGGTGATGGTCTTGGCATCGCGGTCGAAGGCCACGCGCACGTCGAGGTTGGGTGCGTCTTCGAACAACGCCGCGTTGTTCAAGGCTTCAAAGCGCAGCTTGTCGCAGGCGTCCGATGCGTTGGAGACCAGCTCGCGCAGGAAGATGTCGGGATTCGAATACAGCGAATGCGTGACCAGGTGCAGCAGCTGCGCCACCTCGGCCTGGAAGGAGAGGGTTTGTTTGCTCATGGGAATCGATGGACGTTGTGACAAGAACAAGGGGGACACGTTGGCCGAAGCACAACGCGAGGCGGAATTATGGGCGCCATGGCGGATTTCAAGCGCCGCGTCGGCCAGGCCCGCGTTTCAGTCTTCGAGCCTGTCCTTCGGCGGCGCCAGCCACCGCAGCAACTGCTGCGCGACCACGGGGCTGGAGAGCAGTTCCAGATGGCCCGTCCGGTAGGCGATGTACTGGCCGTCGCGCGCGAACACCAGTTGGCGTCGGGGGTCATCGTGCTGGCCCAATGCGCTGCGCAGCGACACCAGCCCGTCGCCATGGAGGCGCTCGGTCAGCAGGCCGCGCCGCGGTGCCAGGGTGGCCGCCACGGCGAAACAGGCCACCCCCTCGGGCAAGGGCAAGGGGTCGCGATGGTCTTCAAAACCGGGCCCCCCAGCGGCGCTGGGCGATGCCCCTTGGGGCGCTGCGTTGGCGCTCGGGGCTGCCGCCGACCCGAAGCGCTCGCGGCCCGCCCAGTCGGCGTCGCGCACATACCCATGGCGCAGGTCGGTGATGCCGGCGCTGCGCAGTTGGCCCAGGCGGGCGAAGGGCGCGGTGAACGGGGTGGCGGCGAGCAAGACATCAAGGCCATGGCCGGCGCGCTCCAGCGCAGCGCCCTGGTGTGGCGTGCCCAGGAAGACCATGTGCTTGAGCTGCGAGCGCCAGGCCATGCCGGTGCGCCCAGCCTCGTCACAGGCGGCGCGCGCTACCAGGCCCCCCATGCTGTGTCCGAGGAGGGTGATGGATTCCAGCGGCGCGGGCCAGTGCGCGGCCAGTCCTTCCAGGTACCTGGCGACATCGCGTCCGCTGGTGGAGGTGTGCAGGCCGGTGTTGTAGCGCACGTACACCGGTGTAGCGCCCAGTGCCTGCGCGAGGAACGCACCGTGGTCGTGGCCCTTGCGCAGCCATTGCGTGTCGTTCATGCAAAGGCCGTGCAACAGCACCAGCAGGTGGGGCGAGGCCTGGGCGAGCCGCTCTTGCAGCAGGGCTGGTCGGTCCAGCGGCAGGCGCTGGCCCTGGTAGCGCAGCTCCATAGGCTGGGCCAGCGGGTTGCCCGTTTCCTGCAGACGATCGCCCATCACGCCGTTGAGCGCGGCCAGCACGGCTTCTCGGGCGGGCGACGCGACGGGGTGCTGCGCCGGGTCGTCGACCAGGGGTAACAGCGAAGCCAGCGCACTGTCCAGCCCATGCCCCACGAACTGCGTGACACCGCGAATGCCCTGGTAGATCTGGCCGGTCAAGCCGCCGGTTCGTTGGGGCAAGGTGCCCGCTGGCAAGCCCAGGCGGCCGCGTACCGCCTGGTGCACGCCTTCTGCGATGCCGATCACTTCGGTCGCGGCCTGGGTGGTCAGTTGCAGCGCGGCCCTCAGGTCGCCGGGACGCACATGGCGCAGCAACGCGTCGCGGCCGGGCTTGGGTTTGGACGTGTCCATGGGACATTGTGGCTGCGCGACGCCGGCTTGTGTGTGACATGGCGTACGCGGCTTCGCGCCGCGCCATGCCTCGGCACGGGTCAGAAGCGTTCGTCGGCGGTCAGAAACCGCCATTGCCCGACCGGCAGATTGCCCAGCACCACCTGCCCGATGCGGATGCGCTTCAAGCCCACGACGTGCAAGCCCACCTGTTCGCACATTCGGCGGATCTGGCGCTTCTTGCCCTCGGTCAGTACAAAGCGCAGTTGTTCCGGGTTTTGCCAGTCGACCTGCGCGGGCTTGAGTGCTTGCTCGTCCAGCCGCAAGCCGTGGCGCAGCAGTGCGAGTTGCGCGGCCGGAAACACGGCCTGCACGTCTTGCGTGACCACACCCGCGCCCTGTGGGCCGTTGGGCGCGAAGTGCACGCGCACCAGGTATTCCTTCTCCACGCCGCTGGCTTCGCCGATCAGCGCACGCGCAACCCGGCCGTCTTGCGTGAGCACGAGCAAGCCGGTGGAGTCGATGTCGAGCCGGCCGGCGGGCGCCAGGTTGCGCGTGTGCTCGGGCGCAAAACGGCGGCCGTCGCCGGGCGTGCGCGCATCGCCGCGCCATTGGCTGGGCGCGCCGATCAGGGTGGCAGCGGCTTCGTGGCCGTCTTCGGGCTGGCCGCTCACGTAGCCCACGGGCTTGTGCAGCAGGATGGTGACCTGCCCGGCCTGCTGGTGGCGTGCCTGAGGCAGCACCTCCACGTGGGCGTCTGGCGGTACGGGCATGCCCATGACGGCCGGCGCGCCGTTGACGAGCACCCAGCCGCGCGAAATCCACTCGTCCGCTTCGCGGCGCGAGCACAGGCCGAGGTCGGCCATGCGTTTGTTGAGGCGGACTTCACCGCGCACGTTTCCGACGCGGGCCAGGTCGGGCCGGTGGGGTTGCTGCGGTGGGCGTGGTGCGGCGGAAGGCGTGCGTGGCACACGGTCTGCCGGGCCGTAGGCTGCATCCACACGGCGCGGTGGCCCGCCACGGTCGTCGCCGCGCGGCGCGGGAGAAAGACCAGAGCGAGGGCGCTCGGTGCGATCGCCGTCGGGGCGCCCTCGCGGGGCGCCGTAGCCCGATGAGGGCTCGCGCGGGGGTTTGGGCGCCGAGGCCGACACGCTCCTGGCGCGGGCTGGCGGCGGGGGGCGCACCGGTGCACGGCGCGGCGCAAAGGGGTCAGCGGGATTCTGCTTTTTCGCGGCACCCGGGTTCAGCTTGAGGGTGCGTGGTTTGTCG
The sequence above is a segment of the Hydrogenophaga sp. BPS33 genome. Coding sequences within it:
- the rplQ gene encoding 50S ribosomal protein L17; this encodes MRHGHGLRKLNRTSEHRLAMLRNMMNSLLTHEAIKTTVPKAKELRRVVEPMITLAKEPTLANRRLAFDRLRDRDVVVKLFNELGPRFKARPGGYTRILKMGFRVGDNAPMALVELVDRAEDAAPAVDADKA
- a CDS encoding response regulator, with product MKPVKILYVDDEAMALKYFERLVSPIAPVLTAGSVEEGRAVLAEHGADIAVLVCDQRMPGAYGNELLRHARQYYPSIVRMLTTAYSELGDAIEAINTGEIYRYINKPWELESLRADLKNALELAELRGERDELMRDKLLAQQSQLLGHRLAGLMVIGQAVHSDGVDQALFRFAQTAQLTGIAEPKVDWHRWEHADLLQAEAVRGAAIVGHLRHWLREFGPHRDGAGALAVLSQAAGGELQGDRVRFADRTPLNGLLSGGAGEAPASSDCAWLAWLLWQGGLAQVETSADASGWAVTSAPSAALHPDWLADAIESLGRP
- a CDS encoding hybrid sensor histidine kinase/response regulator — translated: MKPDDNAVSRGSLGAHAILVVDDEPQACKWFSRLYGDEFVVFTAHGANDALALLAQRGEEVAVLLTDYAMPQRDGVSLLSEVRQRYPHVARLLVSAYADKDVAMSAVNQGHVEQILEKPLDEALTRQALREALNASLVRARERALVERRSATLRETLGFLAHEVTTPLATVQGYLTAMRERHRDTPHDGSGEARIQEQKPGDVLLMIEAAQRRAEYAQSLVSTFVQTARDAYQPDAAPNLRASDLVQAVRDEFPFDNDEARWLTSDLSDDFVLPGRRDLLYLVLCTLVKNALLALRAQPPAQPQVQIRLGREAPAPGLPEQAVIHVSDNGPGIAPEVLKRLTVEPTTTRAHASGSGMGLIFCRRVMTSLGGTILVRSDVGQGATVSLYFPFAQ
- a CDS encoding sensor histidine kinase → MTPAGLSPYHQQLSEFRLAYSKAGSIVSMVLVLMGLGLDYTLYREAFSTLAPARFLVAGLTLAILRVLHSPNGLRWVRPLTLLWLALPQIMIAWMIWVTNGVDSIYFVGLHLALYATGIILPIAFFESLTFGLFTYACYAIACYFHPEGLKDFSQFAGISLFILFSATISSFCTYFNERGRYNMFALQRQVSEKNESLKQINDTLAEVKGQLIQREKMAAIGTLSAGLLHELNNPVNYSLMAINMGLTSPATESDTMLKESLIDAREGMQRIQNIVSDLKTFAYQKPGQDGQRLFLLENAVRSGLRLAGHELKGVEINIDLPQDSHVMGDEPAIIGVLINLFSNAAHAIQIAKRETPHIDIRVTPQDNKRLRISVRDNGMGIAPENMERVFEPFFTTRDVGAGLGLGLSVSYGIVQRHGGTLSVESEAGQWTEFSFDLPRP
- a CDS encoding class I SAM-dependent methyltransferase encodes the protein MYLQRPFDHVVTFRNSQGESARGTLTSLQRRSLVMEIYNPYSIVQVSEVLNELTIRSGDQIIYKGKAVVVSLLNTGLMAVVSMALIDEWLDLNAIRGDIGQVRGEAERFVADWQERFKIKRSYQVIISEFRAFLAETARWTDQADMSTALPREADGRIRADVFDELAEPIMMKGAEFFVSLEAEGAAVPEEDSVAHRNFAQTALHPLLLRAPFVYRTFAKPLGYAGDYEMVNQILADPRQGNSTYFQIINAFFLKAAVAEAHRNRINILVDYLGRAAALAQKEGRKVRILNVACGPAIEIQRFIATDPNASSLEFTLLDFSDVTLEYTRSCIQRAAQTGGRPVEVRYVHESVHQLLKRASKRDDSLDKEVFDFVYCAGLFDYLTDKVCSRLLDYFVVRTRPGGSVMVTNVHSINPQKNVMEHLLEWHLIYRDEKGLEDVLPTPREDTRIFTDETGVNVFAEFRLPAAA
- the htpG gene encoding molecular chaperone HtpG, with the translated sequence MSKQTLSFQAEVAQLLHLVTHSLYSNPDIFLRELVSNASDACDKLRFEALNNAALFEDAPNLDVRVAFDRDAKTITITDNGIGMSAQEAIDHLGTIAKSGTKDFMSRLSGDQKQDAQLIGQFGVGFYSGFIVADKITVESRRAGLPANEGVRWISGGTGDFEVETIDRAARGTSVILHLRDDAGDYLDRWKLKSIIGKYSDHISLPILMQKEEWDAEKSAYIRQDEWEAVNSANALWARSKKDVSDEQYTEFYKNLSYDTEAPLAWSHNRVEGSSEYTQLLYIPAKAPMDLWNRDRKAGIKLYVKRVFIMDEAEALMPSYLRWVKGVVDSSDLPLNVSRELLQESRDVKAIREGNTRRVLSMLEDLARKDKAPEASEGADGVTDVVSAEDKAAAEKDVGKYTRFYAEFGAVLKEGLGEDFANRDKIAKLLRFASTHGTELTALADYKTRMKEGQAAIYYITADNRAAAQNSPQLEVFRKKGIEVLLMTDRVDEWALSFLNEFDGTPMQSVAKGAVDLGSLQDEEEKKAAEAAAETFKPVLERLKESLKDKAKDVRVTSRLVDSPACLVVEDGDYSTQLARMLKQAGQPAPEVRPILEVNAEHALVKKLENAAHFDDLAHILFDQALLAEGGLPDDPAAYVKRVNALLI
- a CDS encoding esterase/lipase family protein, with product MDTSKPKPGRDALLRHVRPGDLRAALQLTTQAATEVIGIAEGVHQAVRGRLGLPAGTLPQRTGGLTGQIYQGIRGVTQFVGHGLDSALASLLPLVDDPAQHPVASPAREAVLAALNGVMGDRLQETGNPLAQPMELRYQGQRLPLDRPALLQERLAQASPHLLVLLHGLCMNDTQWLRKGHDHGAFLAQALGATPVYVRYNTGLHTSTSGRDVARYLEGLAAHWPAPLESITLLGHSMGGLVARAACDEAGRTGMAWRSQLKHMVFLGTPHQGAALERAGHGLDVLLAATPFTAPFARLGQLRSAGITDLRHGYVRDADWAGRERFGSAAAPSANAAPQGASPSAAGGPGFEDHRDPLPLPEGVACFAVAATLAPRRGLLTERLHGDGLVSLRSALGQHDDPRRQLVFARDGQYIAYRTGHLELLSSPVVAQQLLRWLAPPKDRLED
- a CDS encoding pseudouridine synthase, encoding MTTDKPRTLKLNPGAAKKQNPADPFAPRRAPVRPPPPARARSVSASAPKPPREPSSGYGAPRGRPDGDRTERPRSGLSPAPRGDDRGGPPRRVDAAYGPADRVPRTPSAAPRPPQQPHRPDLARVGNVRGEVRLNKRMADLGLCSRREADEWISRGWVLVNGAPAVMGMPVPPDAHVEVLPQARHQQAGQVTILLHKPVGYVSGQPEDGHEAAATLIGAPSQWRGDARTPGDGRRFAPEHTRNLAPAGRLDIDSTGLLVLTQDGRVARALIGEASGVEKEYLVRVHFAPNGPQGAGVVTQDVQAVFPAAQLALLRHGLRLDEQALKPAQVDWQNPEQLRFVLTEGKKRQIRRMCEQVGLHVVGLKRIRIGQVVLGNLPVGQWRFLTADERF